The DNA segment ACACAGTGTTTATTCCCGAAACATGGTGAGGCTGAGGTGGGTAACCAGCTAGACAGATATAAACTGCAGTGAGCATACGGCTCCAGCAGCAAACAATGTGGAGAACAAACAACCCGTGTGTGTGCTTATATATATTCCAGGATGCCAATGGTCAGGCAGAATTAACCACCAGCTTGATTCCTAGTATTGATTAAGTTCTTACTAGTAGTAATGTAGTAGTATTGAGTAATTATTCATGCTTTGAAGCTACGGGGGAATACACTAGCACTAGCAACCAGCCAACCACGCATCTCTTCCCCACAGATCACTTGACACTTGACAGTGAACTGTAAGCTAAGAGGTCATATCATATCTCCTGCTTTATTGTCATCTCTTGGCCAAACCCAAGCCAAGATTTGTCACCGTTAGCTTGCTTGGACGGTGCAGCGGTGCAGTTAGCTTGGTATGGAGCATTTGCATTCATCCTGGAGTGGTTGAAGAGCATGGAGAATTTTAGGGCCATAAACCTGGTCTGACAGCCAGTTTTTGACAGCGAAAGGCAAGTATTTCAGATAGAAGTTGAAAGCCACTCAGTTACCTACCTGCCCTTTCTCTTCTCGAGAAACCTATGGAGCGAGTTCCTCCTTGCAATCGGCAGATCTGTAACAAATCAAAAATCAGTCATTCGTTAAGGATTCCTACATTGTTTCACATGTAGTAGATAAATTTAAGCATAGTAGATGGAAATTAATTAGCACTGTGATGGTAAAATGTAAAACTGCAAAAGAATGAACAGTTGTTATTACCGGGAAGACTGTTGTGTGCGGGTCGGGGCAGGCTCTGCGTTGCCGCGGTGCCGGTGTTCTTGTCGACGCCATCGCCTGTGCTTACGATTTGTAAGAGATCCTTGACCTTGGTGGACGGGAAGTTCTCAAAGACGACTACTTTTCCACCGTAGAAGATGGTCAGCTGTTGAGCCTTCTCTCCAGCTGCCTCACTGGAAGAAAGAACCAAAGAGACAGTTGCAACCAAATTATCTCTACTCCAAAAAATTAAgtgtgttttcttcttcttctagacATTGTATAAGGATGCAAGTTGCAAGTCAGGATAACATGTTTTATGTTCATTTTACTACTCTTTTTTAATGAACAGGAGAGAGTTTGTTTGAGATCGTGAGATGTCAGGATGCAGAGTGTACTAGAGATTGTTTGTACCTTGCACTTTCGTCGCTTTGCTGATCGGCCGGGGCCTTGATGAGAGGCAGCTCGTCGGCCGCTGTTTCCGCCGTGTttggctccacctccaccgccggcgcgtCGAGCCCCGACAGCAAGTTcatggtggtcggcggcggccggaaagCACCTGCAAAGACCAACACCCCATACGTGGTGCACATCTCTGGTAAGAAACAAAACAAGTCGCTGCTAATTTAATCGCATGACGAACACAATCGCTTATTACCTCCAGTTcccacggcgggcggcgccgccggcgccggccgcaaGCCGAGGCCGAGCCCctgcagcccgccgccgccgcccttcttctCCTTGAGAAACTGGCTGAGGAGGCTACAGGTGACGGCGAAGCTGGACCtgtccttccccgccgccgtcgccgtcgccgtcgcacgGCCGGCCatctcaccaccaccaccactctctctctctctctcctccccgacAAGCTCCCGTCTggttgtctctctctctctctcttccccgtTGGACTCGGGGCCCTTTAAAAATCCCTCTCGTTTGTCTCCGCCTCGCTCGTCGTGACGGGCGGGGCAAGCGAGGCTACCTACGAGCAGTAGCAGTGCAGACGCCTGAAACACGTGAGCAAATATCAAATGCTAATAtagtgtggtggtggtgagagcgacggcgacgacgacgacgacgacgcgaggcGGGGATCGCGTCCGCGGGTGGTCCACAGCCGGCGCGAAAAGGTTGGAGGAGTACACTACAGCCCATTTCCCTTATTTACCGCGGGCCGTGTGCAAAAATGGCACGTTGCGTGCGAATGCGCGATACGTTTTTTCTTTTGCCGCGAGCGGCCGGTCGGTGTGGTGGGTTTAAGCCGATGGGGAGCCGATCGCGAGCACGCCGAATCTCGATCGGATCGGCTTCCAGCTGTGGTGTGCTTGCCTGTTTCGGACGCGTGACCTGACGAGAAGGGAATGGCGTGCCGGCGCGGCGAGCGTATACGGTATGCCTGGGAGTAGGGGCAGTAATGGATTAGGGGCCATGAACCCTGTTAATCCTCAGTTTAAGAGAACGAAGAAAATTGAAGGGGTATAATTTCACCTCAATAGGTATgaaataaatcccctccaaaaCTCCCTCAATTTTCTTATAGGAGGGATTAAACGTACAAGACCTAATGATTGTGAAAGGGCATGAAGTCTAGTGGTTGCGGTAACCTCactaggagcgaatttcagattggattatttgagagctaagttccttttagattgggttatttgaggacTAAGTTACCTGTTCGTTAGGCTAAGTTCCTTAATGAGGATGCATATATCCGATTGGATATAGAGGCAAGATAAAAATATCCCTCTCTAAAAAAATGTTAGTTTAACTCTTTTTGATTCAACCCTCATATTTCATAGGCTAAAATATTGGATTTATTACCACCTCTAGGTATGTCCATGCGGCTGTCAGGGTTGTTGGCTTGAACTTGGGAAGGTCAGGTTTTTCTTGGAGGAGATTTGGATGAAAAGTTAATGGATACTTATTAATTACTGGTACTCCAATAGTTTATTATGGAAAAAATTAAGAGTCTGTTTGATGTGGCCGTCGTAACTTCGAAAACAAAGTATGGAGTGAAGTGGTCTAAACCCCATTATGCTCTTTTTTTATAGAGGTTAAACCGTTTAGTTGGAATCTAAGATAAATGGAGCTGAAACAACCCCTACTAGACAAGGCATAAATATATTCTAGTTAGTGGTCTAAGTGGTTAGCCCTACAACACACACGAACTCAAAATATTTCATGGGCAATCAAGAGAGCGAGTTTACATATTGAAAGTGAAGAACGAAACCGTGCAAACTAGTTTGGCCAGAATGCACGCCACGATCGTCGAGCCACAAAAGCACATACTGGGCACCAAGGCTTCCTCATTTCGCGTCATCCCATGGTGCCATAGGGCACGCAACTCAATGACACAATGAGATTATGAGGACGCTAATTAAATAAAACACGAATAAATCGACCCACATGAACACAATGTACGCCAACCAAACAAATCGATTCGTTTATGACATAACGTGTTTATCGGtatcatagtatgctaattTTACTTAGATTATGGTGTTATAACATAGTTAAACAGTTTTGCTATAGATTTTATAGAAAGTCGTCAGTGTCGCCTAACACCGACACTTCTACTTTAGATCCGTCCCTGCAAATACACACAAGGAAATCAAGCCTACTCCATCCGGTCTATAAAAATTTAATCCTAAAAATGTGTCTACAGGGTAATACTAATACGGTATCTACGGTATCTAGATACATCCTCACGATTATGGTTATTTTGGACAAATTAAATACGTTAAAGTAGGGGTTTAGATCGATAAGGGTTATCCGCATAAGTAatgttaatttctttttaaagaaaatcgtATTTCGAAAGTGTGGTATAGTTAATGAAAGGAATTCCTTAACCAAACCAATACGgcaaaaataacaagaaaaaaaaagtatatacaaACTAAATCATTATCTTTATTAATTAGCATCAAGTATTGATTGTTCCACCCAGCCCGTTCCTTTAGGATGGAGAGATGAGTTCCCAAACTGAACGGTGTGTTACGTGAAAAGACCTTTTATAAGcgttttaaatttcaaataaatttattttaaaactttataataattaaataactTAATTAGTCATGCATCGTGCTCTAATGTTGCTTATCGTTTTTGCGCCGCATATAAGCCAAAGATCTCCCCTTCTAAGAGGACTTGATATTAAATGGAGTACTATAGTTTTAAGCGAAAATGGTTTCGTAGCAAGTGATACGAATAAGTTTTGCCTTCTCagattcatatatatactttttcaaCACTAATCATCTTCCTTTAACATCTAACACATGTTTAAGTAGAAgacaataaatatataatagcGACTAATATGTGAACCTGACACCATATATCAgccatagtactccctccgtccaaaaaaaaaaaaacaaatctaggattggatgtgacacatcctagtactataatgtgtcacatccagtactaggttgattttttatgtgacggatggagtagttattacttcctccgtcccaaaatgtaactaTTTCTAGCACACAATAccttgtcccaaaatgaagctattatTTCACCtatctcctcctctcaaccaatcacaaccattctccttcacctaggctgtgtttagttccctttaaactttcaacttttctgtcacatcaatgatttggacacatacatggagcattaaatgcggatgaaaaaaaccaattgcacagtttgcatgtaaattgcgagacacatcttttgagcctaattgcgccataatttgataatatggtgttACAGTTCttataacggattaattaggcttaatagattcgtctcgtagtttacaggcggaaactgtaatttgttttcttattagtctacatttaatacttcaaatgtgtgtccgtatacgtcaaaatttttttaacaagtAACTAAATACAgtcctattttttcttttcaaccaatcatacACCTTCTCCAATCATTCTCACCCACTTCTTATTACCCATGCTAACCTAAAAAAaatgcccccgccgccgccccaccgggCAACAGGAGGACACAAGAGCGAGCTCAATCATCACATCCATCGTCACAGTGTCACGCGTGTGGAGGTGGCGAGGCGCCACAACGCTACAGTGCCAGTGTTGGTCACGCCTCCTCAATCCTCATACCTGACCGTGAGTGCGTAGGCCCCGGCCTGGTCGGGTCAGGTAATCAATCAGGTTAGGCCAGCTATTAGCTGCTCGTGCTCAATTAGCCTGTCTCTATAGTAATCTATCAGATCGATCGGAGCTTTGCGCCGTGCCGCCAATTACTGGCGCTATACGCACATTCCCGTGCTGCCGTGAGCTCGTGATGATGAGTGAATAGTGAGCGTGAGTGCGTTACGGTGTCGTATACGTCTTTAATTTTTCCTTTTCGAAGGTTTTACGGCTTTTGCGTGTTTCACGGTACTCGCGTGATGACTGACGAGCACTCGAGTCGTAcgtctttgtttttttgttttgttttgttttttttcattcagATGCGTCGATGATAGTATGTCcccttcttttgttttttaaacgTTTAGGGGGGGtgcctctctcccaaacaccccatcAATTGACTGCGCGACAAGCAGACTGCTCCGTTTCCAACGATGTGTTTGCGAAGGCATCGAataactgttttttttaatcagcTCACTTTACATTAACcgataaaaaaaagcaaatgatTTGAACAAACTAGATAAAATTAACATGCTTCCCATctatgtatgaaaaaaaaagaaatagtgagAGCTCCCATAGTCCTTGCACCAATACTGCAGACTCAGCCCCACCACCTCATGATAGAACCTTCCCTGCCTCACATGAGTTCAAGATATAGACTTAACATGGCTCGAGCCCGGCTGCGCCATGATAGAACCTTCCCTGCATCACATGAGTTCAAGATATAGATTTAATATGAGTGTTTGTATTTACAACTAAtttttctttcagtggtaggtgacgtatcttctaaaagaaaaattaagcTGTGTGTTATGCTTCCGGGTCCTGGGAAAAAAATGGGTGTTTCGTTTGGGACAGCGAAAAGTGGAGTTACAAACTTATACAATATCAAATGTTTGTTCAATGGTGGCTTTCTACTAAAAGCCGGGTCTCTAACCTCTagtctaaaaaaaaagtttgttcGATGATGTTGGCACGACGATACTGTTACTAGTGTTACTACCATGGAAATTCCTACTACCATTGCAAATGGGGGAGCCTTAATGGACGATCAGTCGCGCTCTCTGCGCGCCGCGCGATTAGTTCAAACCCCTCTAGTCTCTCCTCTCTACTACTAGTGCGGCGGACAGCGCGTCGCTTGGATCGTCCacgttttcccttttttttcggTTTCTCTTGAGCGCCCGCATTTTccgtttcttttttgtttttttcggtttctcttttttttggttttttctatttttcttccgtaccttccgttttgttttttttctgttttttttctttccatatctgtcatggttatggataccacatacctaatagtagttgactaaatttcggcaggatccaccacataccatatcttatacggaaactggcctctagggagttccggataaggaaagacaaccaaagttctacatggaaacgacaaggactactcggattgtatccatattggtttccctagttctacttggacaaggggacacctatgggtataaatacaagaccccctaggaggagagggaggaaggaccatggaagacacccatgacaatcaacacacgcccaccagaagccacaacatacaagcctacatacgccaagacacgtcgccggatatcgacttcagggataggcatggctattcccctacggtgtctccggataccatCAAGAgatacgaaagcgctatctctgatctcgtcggGCACAGATTCGAGGAgaaagactaccctgttgtcgactacgagtcagaccttcagaccgacatgtcgacaacagttagataggctacccacatattgtactggtgtgattatggtgaataagagcaataccggcttcggccaacaggatgtagggttattacctgacaattcaggggcccgaacctgtataaaaatccctgtctccatctcttttacctcagtctcgcgtatatcctagcaccgatgatccccatactatgcaaataccagaattgcgacattCAACGTCGACAATATCTTTTACTGTTTTTAATACTTATGtatgcaaactttatatacgcacaaatacaaattttgtatacgtgtatttttaggtttttatacgtacgtataccaattttgtatatatgtatacaaggtttgtatacacacatataaagtttgtatatgtgtatttttttgggtttttatacCTACATATACCaattttgtatacacgtatataaagtcTATATACacatttacaaaatttatatacatgtatttttttaggtttttatacGTAGGtacaaatacaaactttgtatatatgtgtatgtacgGGATGCAaggtttgtatacgcgtatacaaagtttgcatacgcttatacaaattttgtatatgtacatattaaaaaccgagaaaaaaaatacacgaataaaaaataaaatacaaaactTAGTATACATACGAAATAAACTTTGCATATGTACATcttaaaaaaccgaaaaaagaagagaaaccaaaaaaccaaaaaaaaaaccaaacagaaagagaaccaaacaaaaagaagagaaaccgaacaaaaccgaaaaaaaccaaaacagaaagagaaccgaaaaaaaaggaagagaaagaaaaaaaaaagaaaatcccgCGTgggcgccgtccgccgcctcatccgcgcgcgacacgtgtcTAGTTACGCGGGAGAGGGCCCACGCGACTGGTCGCccgttagctttttttttttggttgcaaatgccCGCTTGAGCCCagttaagtactccctccgagTACTTCCATTAGGCCGAAACAGTTGCTGCATGCTACTCTGCACTCCATTTGACGGGCCGAAACAGCACATTTGAGCCCAATCCATAAGTTCTCGCGTAAACGGGAAATCTCGGCCCAACTCATAGCATGCTCTTCCGGCCGGCGGATCAAAGGTTCAAAGTGGAGTATGCTATGAAGCAACCAACAGTGGCGATCTGACCAGCCAACAACTCCTACAAGGAGTCAAAACAGACGTATCTATTCTCCGTGGTGTGATCGCTATTTGATCCGATCTGTGTTG comes from the Oryza glaberrima chromosome 9, OglaRS2, whole genome shotgun sequence genome and includes:
- the LOC127784034 gene encoding protein TIFY 10c, translating into MAGRATATATAAGKDRSSFAVTCSLLSQFLKEKKGGGGGLQGLGLGLRPAPAAPPAVGTGGAFRPPPTTMNLLSGLDAPAVEVEPNTAETAADELPLIKAPADQQSDESASEAAGEKAQQLTIFYGGKVVVFENFPSTKVKDLLQIVSTGDGVDKNTGTAATQSLPRPAHNSLPDLPIARRNSLHRFLEKRKGRMNANAPYQANCTAAPSKQANGDKSWLGFGQEMTIKQEI